A region from the Symphalangus syndactylus isolate Jambi chromosome 2, NHGRI_mSymSyn1-v2.1_pri, whole genome shotgun sequence genome encodes:
- the FGFBP3 gene encoding fibroblast growth factor-binding protein 3 — protein sequence MSPPRLRASLSPSLLLLLSGCLLAAARREKGAASNVAERVSGPTGGSSGRFLSPEQHACSWQLLLPSPGAAADSELALRCQSPDGARHQCAYRGDPERCAAYAARRAHFWKQVLGGLRKKRRPCHDPAPLQARLCAGKKGHGAELRLVPRASPPARPTAAGFTRESKPRARNRGRTRERAPGPVAGTPPPQSAPPKENPSERKTNGGKRKAALVSNEERPMGTGPDPDGLDGNAELTETYCAEKWHSLCNFFVNFWNG from the coding sequence ATGAGTCCTCCGAGGCTGCGAGCGTCGCTGTCGCCGTCGCTGCTGCTGCTACTGAGTGGTTGCCTCCTCGCGGCTGCTCGGAGGGAGAAAGGGGCGGCTAGCAACGTGGCGGAGCGGGTCTCCGGGCCCACTGGCGGCTCCTCGGGTCGCTTCCTTAGCCCCGAGCAGCACGCGTGCAGCTGGCAGCTCCTGCTGCCCTCCCCGGGGGCCGCAGCGGACAGCGAGTTGGCGCTGCGCTGCCAGAGCCCGGACGGGGCGCGCCACCAGTGCGCCTACCGCGGGGATCCGGAGCGCTGCGCAGCCTACGCCGCTCGCCGCGCGCACTTCTGGAAGCAGGTGCTGGGAGGGCTGCGCAAGAAGCGGAGGCCCTGTCACGACCCCGCGCCGCTCCAGGCCCGCTTGTGCGCGGGCAAGAAGGGCCACGGCGCCGAGCTGCGGCTAGTGCCCCGCGCGTCCCCGCCCGCACGCCCCACCGCCGCGGGATTCACGAGGGAGTCCAAGCCCCGGGCTCGGAACCGGGGGCGGACCCGGGAGCGTGCGCCCGGCCCAGTCGCTGGCACCCCGCCTCCCCAAAGCGCACCGCCCAAAGAAAACCCCTCTGAGAGGAAGACCAACGGGGGCAAGAGGAAGGCGGCCTTGGTCTCCAACGAGGAGCGACCCATGGGGACCGGGCCCGACCCCGACGGGCTGGATGGGAACGCGGAGCTCACGGAGACCTACTGCGCTGAGAAGTGGCACTCCCTCTGCAACTTCTTTGTCAATTTCTGGAACGGCTGA